GTTTCGCTCGCATTCTTTCCTGGCACTATAAGGGAAGATGCAGTTGATCTGATAGCAGACATTGCTTCTGATTGGGGGGACGCACGATTTGCAATCGAACTGTTGGAACGATCTGGTATGATTGCTGAGGAAGAGGGCGAAGATTTGGTCACACCGGAACATGTACGAGCGGCAAAGGCCTTCACATACAGCGTTGTAACAGAGTCAAAAATTGAGGAACTCGACAGGCAAAAGAAAATCGTGCTCTTGGGAATTTGTAGAGCACTCAAAGATCGCGCTTATGTGACCACAGGAGAAGCAGAGAAGGCTTATGCAATTGCCGCTGAAGAATATGGGGAGAGGCCAAGAAGCCACACGCAATTCTGGTCCTATATACAAGAGTTGTCAAATGAAGGCATTCTTACAACAAAGGTATCCACAGATACAACGGGAGGAAGAACCACTTTTATTTCTCTACCAGACATTCCTGCAAGGGTACTGAGGCAAAAAATTGAAGAAATGCTTTAGAAGATTTTTCATAAGCCGTTTGTGGTTTTGGCGTTCATTGTTTTCATACGTTGCTTATCCTTTTTCCTGAACCACGAAGACCTTCAAATCGGGGAATTAATCAAGGTGAAACGGTATTCACCCTAATTGAGAAGAGGGGGATAGTCCTCCATGCTGGAAGAGCTGGTTGAGTTGTTGAGGGTGCCGGGTGTTTCTGGATTTGAATCAAGGATAAGAGAGAGTATAAGAAGTAAGGTTGATTCGATCTGCGATACTCGAGTTGATGGGATGGGCAACTTGTATGCAACAATTGGAAGTGGGAATAACCACCTGCTTCTTGTTGCGCATATGGATGAAGTTGGAATGGTCGTATCGAAGATTGAAGAGAACGGCTTTTTGCGTTTCAGAAAGGTCGGCGGAATCGATGATCGCACGCTTCTTGGTCGAGTCGTCACCGTTTATACAAGGTGTGGGGAGCTCAAAGGCGTCATTGGCGTGCTTCCACCGCATCTCATGAAAGATCCGGCATCAGAAATGAAAGAAGTACCATCTGCTGATGACATGGTCATCGATGTGGGTTGCCAATCAAAAAAGGAGGCTGAAGAGGCGTGTATTTCTATAATGGATCCGATCATCTTTGACAAGAATATAATCCAAATGCGAAACGAAGTTTTGTGCGCACGTAGCCTTGACGATAGAGTCGGCTGCCTAGCCCTCATAGAGGTGCTCCGTAAAATCGAAAGAGTCGATAAACTCAAGATGACATTTGTCTGGAGTGTTCAGGAGGAGGTCGGATTAAGAGGCGCCCGAGTAGCCGCGTTAAAAGAGAGACCGGATTTTGTGATCGCGGTTGATACCTGTTCTGCAACTGACTTTCCGTGTGCACCTGAGCATCTTGAGAAAATTGCACTTGGCTCTGGACCGGTGGTGAGGTATATGGATAATAAATCAATTGCATCGCCAGCATTTGTCGATTTCGTTAGAAACCTCGCTGAACGCGAGAATATACCAATACAGATAGGAATCAGCGGAGGCAGTACGGATGGAGCGGTTGCACAGGAATTTGGATCGGTAATGGTTCCTCTATGCGTTCCGGTGCGATATACCCACTCCCCTGTCGAATGTGTTCATCTTATGGATGTAAAGAACCTCGTAATCCTGCTTGAAAAGATCATCAAATCATTTGAAGAAGGAATGCCAACAGGAGGCTTGATATGAAAGATAGAATACTTCCACTTCTTCTCGATCTACTATCTATCAAAAGTGATTTCCAATCAGACAAGATGCTTATTGTGGACTTCGTAAGGAAAACGCTCAAAGATAAAGGATTCGAAACCTCAGTTTGCGGGGACCGGTCGAATCCATGTCTCATTGCATCCTGGGGAAGTGGCGGGATCGCGTTTTCTGGTCACCTTGACACAGTACCTGTTGGAAGCGGCTGGTCGAGAAGTCAAGGAGAAATTGTCGGGGGCAAAGTATATGGAAGAGGTACTACAGACATGAAGGGTGCTGCAGCCGCGATGATATGTGCCGCTGAAACTCTCAAGGAATTAAACGTCCCTAGTACCATTCTCTTCACAACGGATGAAGAGGAGAAGATGCTCGGTGCGATAGAGTTGAGCAAACATAAGTTGGTGACGTCGGCACCGGCGATCATTATTTGTGAGCCGACAGATCTCAACGTGGCTTGTAGAGAGAAGGGCGTTTTTCGATTCAAGTTGATTACAAAAGGTAAAGCCGCACATTCGAGCCAATGCTGGCTTGGGGAGAATGCGATCTTCAAAATGCATATGCTCCTTTCGAGGTTGTTGGATCTTGCGGAAACGCCGAATGGGCCAACTAGTAATATGACAGTATGTTTCACGACCATTAGAGGTGGTACTAAAGACAATGTTGTCCCAGATAGATGCGAGACAGAGATTGACATACGCTTTCCTTCGCCTTCAACTCTAGCGGGCGTTGAAAGGCTTATTAGAGATCGCTTGAAAGGGCTGGACCATGAAGTTGAAGTGATTTATGGGCTCGAGCCTTTTGAATCGGATACGAATTCATCCGTCGCACGATTCCTCACGAGTTATCTCAACTCGAGAATAGTAGATGTTCCGTATGCCACAGAAGCGCCTCGATATCTTCCGTCGAATCGATCGATATTCATATGCGGTCCAGGAAGCCCGTCACTTGCTCACGTTGCGGATGAATACGTTGAAATCCGGGCTCTGGAGAAAATGTACTCAGCCCTGGTTGAATTAGGCCGGAAAATCACCTCGCGAGATGATTATGGATAGACACGCGTAGGTGTCCTGGGAAAAGGAATAACATCTCTGATATGCTCGATGCCACAAATCCACCGCACTAGCCTCTCCACCCCCATTCCAAAGCCTGAATGGGGGACGCTTCCGTATCGCCTTAGATCTAAATACCATTCGTAATTCTCTCTTGGTATGCACATGGCATCGAGTCTTTCTATCAGCTTGTTTACATCAGTCTCCCTTTCACTTCCACCGATAATTTCTCCGTAACCCTGCGGGGCGATAAGATCGGAGCATTTGTAAGTCCTCGGATCATCTGGATCTTCTTTCATGTAAAATGCCTTACACTCTTTCGGATAATTCGTGATAAATACTGGGACGAGCTCGTCTTCAGTTACCGCACGCTCCTCGGGTGCACCGAGATCGCAGCCATAGGAAATCTCGAACCCTTTTGATCGCAACAGATCAATAACTTTCTCATATCTGATTTTCTTAAAAGGCGGACAAACTGCCTTTAATTGTTCGATATTCCTGTTGAGCAATTTCAATTCCTCAGTGCGTTCAGAAAGCACCTTTTCAACGATTGCCGTGACAAGTTCTTCCTGAATATTCATATTACCCTCGTTCTCTACCCAAGCTTCCTCGAGTTCCAAATGCCAGTACTCAGTAAGATGCCTTGGTGTCCTTGATTTTTCTGCGCGAAATGACGGAGTCAAAGACCATACCCGCTCAAGCGCAAATATGAGTGCTTCAAGGTACATCTGAGCGCTTTGACTCAAATATGCCTGCTTTCCAAAATAATCTAGTTTGAATAGAGTTACTCCGCCTTCACAGGCATTTGTTGTGAAAATTGGCGGCGTTACCTCTACAAAGTCATTCTCTTTTAACCATTCTCTTGCGCCTTCAAGTGCCGTGGCCTTAATTTTCATAATGGCATTCTGCTCTCTGGAACGAATCCAAAGATGCCGCTTGTCAAGTAGCAATTCTTCACTCTGGTATTCCGTGATGGGAAAGGGATCCGCGAGCCCAATCAACTTGAATTCATGAGCTCTGATTTCAAATCCGCCCGGAGCCCTCTTATCTTCTGCCAATGTTCCTAACACAATTACAGAAGATTCGATCGAGGCCGAAGATGCTGCGTTAAAAGCATCATCAGAAACTACGCCTTTCTTTGCGGTGACCTGGATGATGCCTGTAGCGTCCCGGATAACAGTGAATATTATCGAGCCGCTCGAGCGTGTTCTATAAATCCATCCCCTTATGCATACTTTTTTGTTTACTTCAGGATTTGAAAATATCTTCGATATCGGAACTGGCTCGCACATCCATTGCTTACGAAGAACATTCAAGTATCTCTTTATTTCGGTCCGTGAATTTGCTATACAATTGATCGGGCAAAGACTACTTGAGTGGGGACTTGACATGTCCAAGAATGAAATACGACGCAGGGAACCTATTAATGATTTGAACAACGGACTTCATATTAAAGTAAAAGAGGCATCAGTTGCAAACATCAATGAAATAGAATCTATTGAAAAATTATGTTTTAGCCCCGAGGAGCGGTTCGATCGGTCTCTCCTCGAAGCGATCCTCAGGAATCGCAATTTTATCACTTTTATTGCGGAAGTGGAAGGCTCCGTCGCGGGTTATGCCACGATGCACTTTTCTAGAGTATCTATCGATTCAATGATTGTGTCTATAGCAGTCTTCCCTCGTTTCAGGAGAAAAGGCGTTGGTACGGCATTAATGCGCGCATTAGAGAAAAAGTCGGTCAAAATGGGTTCGACTAGAATCGTCCTCCAGGTTAATACAAGGAATGCTGGTGCATTGTATTTTTACGAAAAACTTGGATTCTATCAAAAATGCATATTAAGAGACTATTATGGACCTGGTATAGATGCATTTCTTATGGAAAAACATGTCAAATGCTGAGCATGAACAATCTAAACGGGATGACATTAGGTAAATGAAATGACTGATCACAGTTTCAGGAGGACCGCTTGATAGAATAGATTGGTGTCACCACCAACGTGGAAAAGTTGATGATCATTCCATATCCTTTTTTGTCTCAGGTTAATTCGTGAAGGAGTATCAATTGGTCACTGAAAATGATCGTATTGAAGAATGAAACTTCATTTAATATCGACACGTCAATTCATTGCAAAAATTATTATATACCAAACCATACATGTGGCGCACGTTGAGATTCTCTAGGATGTTGGCTGGAGGTGGATGAAGAATGGAAGAGACCCTCTGTAATGTCGAATTTCTTAAGAGCAATACGACCTATGTTGCAAGAGTTCAAAGCGATATTGGCGGTCTGAGAGAATATAGGAGTTCAAGCCTGGAAGAAGTACTCGAACAAGTGATAATAGACCTTCAGGAAGAATTCGAAACCACGGGCTAGGGTCTTCTTTCCTCTGCGTCGCGTCGGGTCAAGAGGCAACAAAATCTGTCACAAAAGTTTACGGGCGGTCTCCGAATAGATGAGTGGAGGTGTTTTATTGCAGGACAAAGGGAAGCCGGATTATGATAGCGTTATGTCGAGCTACTACGGTGATGACCAGGTAACATCATTAATCAATCTAAAAATCGATACAAAAGAAGCGGATGCGATAGCAGAGTGTTTATCCGAATATGAAGTGGTCGAGGATGTATTTCTCGTTACTGGGGATGCGGATATCATTGCAAAAGTGAAATTTCAAAATTACAATCAGCTCAAACGCTTTCTCGTAGAGAAGATTGCCAACATCCGTGGAATAAAAGAAATAAAGACGATGATGGTCGTAATGACTTTCAAAGAAAGGGGCGAGATGAAGACCGAACAACAAAACGGTTCGGACTCTGAGTCCCCAAAAGAATGATCTCAGCGAATATCAGGGTGAAGGAGGTGTTTGGATGGATCAAAATGCAAAGCTCAAACAAATCATTGAAATTCTTGATCAGTTGGCTGAAGATACTTCTGTTCCGAGGAATATTAGAAGGGGAGCAACGCAGGCGAAAGAGCGTCTTCTTCAGCAGAATGAAGCACTCGATGTAAGAGCGGCGAGTGCTATTTTCATTCTTGATGAACTTGCGAATGATCCTAACATTCCCCTCCATGGCAGAACTCTGATTTGGAACATAATTAGCCAGTTGGAAACCGTAAGCTAACTATTCTGAAGGTCTTCATGTGGAAAATATCAGCTTAGAGCCACGGGTAAAAGAAATATTGGTCAAATGCAATCAGTCTATAAGCGGCTGTAGTCTAGTGGTTAGGACTGGAGCTTCCCAAGCTTCAAACCCGGGTTCGAATCCCGGCAGCCGCACTTATTTCTCATCAACAGCTATTTCAT
The nucleotide sequence above comes from Methanomassiliicoccales archaeon. Encoded proteins:
- a CDS encoding GNAT family N-acetyltransferase, giving the protein MSKNEIRRREPINDLNNGLHIKVKEASVANINEIESIEKLCFSPEERFDRSLLEAILRNRNFITFIAEVEGSVAGYATMHFSRVSIDSMIVSIAVFPRFRRKGVGTALMRALEKKSVKMGSTRIVLQVNTRNAGALYFYEKLGFYQKCILRDYYGPGIDAFLMEKHVKC
- a CDS encoding M20/M25/M40 family metallo-hydrolase — translated: MKDRILPLLLDLLSIKSDFQSDKMLIVDFVRKTLKDKGFETSVCGDRSNPCLIASWGSGGIAFSGHLDTVPVGSGWSRSQGEIVGGKVYGRGTTDMKGAAAAMICAAETLKELNVPSTILFTTDEEEKMLGAIELSKHKLVTSAPAIIICEPTDLNVACREKGVFRFKLITKGKAAHSSQCWLGENAIFKMHMLLSRLLDLAETPNGPTSNMTVCFTTIRGGTKDNVVPDRCETEIDIRFPSPSTLAGVERLIRDRLKGLDHEVEVIYGLEPFESDTNSSVARFLTSYLNSRIVDVPYATEAPRYLPSNRSIFICGPGSPSLAHVADEYVEIRALEKMYSALVELGRKITSRDDYG
- the asnS gene encoding asparagine--tRNA ligase — translated: MCEPVPISKIFSNPEVNKKVCIRGWIYRTRSSGSIIFTVIRDATGIIQVTAKKGVVSDDAFNAASSASIESSVIVLGTLAEDKRAPGGFEIRAHEFKLIGLADPFPITEYQSEELLLDKRHLWIRSREQNAIMKIKATALEGAREWLKENDFVEVTPPIFTTNACEGGVTLFKLDYFGKQAYLSQSAQMYLEALIFALERVWSLTPSFRAEKSRTPRHLTEYWHLELEEAWVENEGNMNIQEELVTAIVEKVLSERTEELKLLNRNIEQLKAVCPPFKKIRYEKVIDLLRSKGFEISYGCDLGAPEERAVTEDELVPVFITNYPKECKAFYMKEDPDDPRTYKCSDLIAPQGYGEIIGGSERETDVNKLIERLDAMCIPRENYEWYLDLRRYGSVPHSGFGMGVERLVRWICGIEHIRDVIPFPRTPTRVYP
- a CDS encoding M42 family metallopeptidase, with the protein product MLEELVELLRVPGVSGFESRIRESIRSKVDSICDTRVDGMGNLYATIGSGNNHLLLVAHMDEVGMVVSKIEENGFLRFRKVGGIDDRTLLGRVVTVYTRCGELKGVIGVLPPHLMKDPASEMKEVPSADDMVIDVGCQSKKEAEEACISIMDPIIFDKNIIQMRNEVLCARSLDDRVGCLALIEVLRKIERVDKLKMTFVWSVQEEVGLRGARVAALKERPDFVIAVDTCSATDFPCAPEHLEKIALGSGPVVRYMDNKSIASPAFVDFVRNLAERENIPIQIGISGGSTDGAVAQEFGSVMVPLCVPVRYTHSPVECVHLMDVKNLVILLEKIIKSFEEGMPTGGLI
- a CDS encoding Lrp/AsnC ligand binding domain-containing protein is translated as MSGGVLLQDKGKPDYDSVMSSYYGDDQVTSLINLKIDTKEADAIAECLSEYEVVEDVFLVTGDADIIAKVKFQNYNQLKRFLVEKIANIRGIKEIKTMMVVMTFKERGEMKTEQQNGSDSESPKE
- a CDS encoding UPF0147 family protein, which produces MDQNAKLKQIIEILDQLAEDTSVPRNIRRGATQAKERLLQQNEALDVRAASAIFILDELANDPNIPLHGRTLIWNIISQLETVS